The following are from one region of the Phycisphaerae bacterium genome:
- a CDS encoding NHL repeat-containing protein, whose amino-acid sequence MRPLTVTAAATLMIISPWSVVRAGLVGAPGDLYVAGHVSNNVLQFDGVTGEFVAAFVGDGLHVPRGIGFGPNGNLFVADSATDSIQEMDGATGQVVGPFAAHPAIDQANQLLFSPEGYLFVSNVPSSAAGSHVARMDSGTGAFLDTLGAGLLFNPQGLLLTPDGHLLVANDGAYDNVLKFDGSTGAYLGEFVSTGSGGLDDPTGMAWGPNGNLFVASIQTDRVVEFDGLSGQFIRVFASGENLQRPRVVEFGPNGNLFVANETADNVVEFDGSSGAFVRVFAESGGLDYPIGMAFKPVPEAASAGLLIVLLAWPRNRNRRL is encoded by the coding sequence ATGCGCCCTTTGACAGTCACCGCTGCGGCAACGTTGATGATCATAAGCCCCTGGTCCGTCGTCCGTGCCGGATTGGTCGGAGCACCGGGCGATCTCTATGTCGCCGGTCACGTCAGCAACAACGTGCTTCAATTCGATGGAGTCACGGGGGAGTTCGTCGCTGCGTTTGTCGGCGATGGTCTTCATGTCCCCCGGGGCATCGGCTTTGGCCCCAACGGCAATCTCTTCGTCGCCGATTCGGCCACCGACTCCATTCAGGAAATGGATGGCGCCACAGGTCAGGTTGTCGGTCCGTTCGCCGCCCATCCCGCCATCGACCAAGCCAATCAACTCTTGTTCTCGCCGGAGGGATATCTCTTCGTCTCCAATGTCCCGAGTAGCGCAGCCGGAAGTCATGTGGCGCGAATGGATTCCGGGACCGGGGCCTTCCTCGATACTTTAGGCGCTGGCCTGCTGTTCAATCCGCAAGGGCTGCTCCTCACCCCCGACGGCCATCTTCTGGTCGCCAACGACGGGGCCTACGATAACGTCTTGAAATTCGACGGCAGTACGGGGGCCTATCTTGGCGAATTCGTCTCGACCGGGAGCGGAGGCCTCGACGACCCTACCGGCATGGCCTGGGGGCCGAACGGCAATCTCTTCGTGGCCAGTATTCAGACCGATCGCGTCGTGGAGTTCGACGGCCTGTCGGGGCAGTTCATTCGCGTGTTTGCAAGCGGCGAAAACCTTCAACGTCCGAGGGTCGTCGAGTTCGGCCCCAACGGCAATCTGTTTGTTGCCAATGAAACCGCCGACAACGTCGTCGAGTTTGACGGATCTTCTGGCGCATTTGTCCGGGTCTTTGCGGAAAGCGGGGGCTTGGACTACCCCATTGGCATGGCGTTCAAGCCGGTACCGGAAGCAGCCAGTGCCGGCCTGTTAATCGTGTTGCTAGCTTGGCCGAGGAATAGGAACCGGAGACTCTAA